One Chitinophaga sp. H8 DNA window includes the following coding sequences:
- a CDS encoding 2-isopropylmalate synthase, whose translation MDKNRVYIFDTTLRDGEQVPGCQLTTVEKIEIAKKLEALGVDIIEAGFPISSPGDFQSVVEISKAVTEPVICALTRANTMDIDAAADALRFAKRKRIHTGIGSSDMHIKYKFNSTRDEILKRAADAVKYARRFCDDVEFYAEDAGRADNEYLARMIEAVISAGATVVNIPDTNGYCLPDQYGAKIKYLVDHVSNIDKAIISVHCHNDLGLATANSIAGVINGARQVECTINGIGERAGNTSLEEVAMVLKTHHALGYATGINSKGIYEISNLVSTMMRMPVQPNKAIVGRNAFAHSSGIHQDGVLKHRENYEILNPEDVGINSNSIILTARSGRHALKHHLERLGYKLDKINLDEVYHRFLAMADQKKEIEDHDLLQLMGDGDIKNYDDKAIKVVLLQVVCGDPLRPMATVRLQVNGEVKEASAAGNGPVNATLNAIHEIIKDDILLDEFSIQSMRGGSEDVSKVNMSVKYSGQTFYGFGYSTDIVNASVNAYVDALNKIY comes from the coding sequence ATGGACAAGAACCGCGTATATATATTTGATACCACTTTGCGTGATGGCGAGCAGGTCCCTGGCTGCCAGTTAACTACCGTTGAAAAAATTGAAATAGCCAAAAAACTAGAGGCCTTAGGCGTAGATATTATTGAAGCCGGGTTTCCTATTTCCAGTCCGGGCGACTTCCAAAGCGTGGTAGAGATTTCCAAGGCTGTTACAGAGCCAGTTATCTGTGCACTTACCCGTGCCAATACGATGGATATTGACGCCGCGGCAGATGCGCTGCGCTTTGCCAAACGTAAGCGGATCCACACCGGTATTGGCTCCTCCGATATGCATATCAAATATAAGTTTAACAGCACCCGCGATGAAATACTGAAACGTGCGGCAGATGCTGTGAAATATGCCCGCCGTTTTTGCGATGATGTTGAATTTTATGCAGAAGACGCAGGCCGTGCAGACAATGAATATCTGGCCAGGATGATTGAAGCTGTGATCAGTGCCGGTGCAACTGTGGTGAATATCCCGGATACTAACGGCTATTGTTTGCCGGATCAGTATGGTGCAAAGATCAAATACCTGGTGGATCATGTGTCTAATATAGATAAAGCCATTATTTCCGTGCATTGCCATAATGATCTTGGTTTAGCTACGGCCAACTCTATTGCCGGGGTAATTAATGGTGCACGCCAGGTAGAATGTACCATTAATGGTATTGGCGAACGTGCCGGGAATACCTCTCTGGAAGAAGTAGCGATGGTACTGAAAACACACCACGCACTGGGATATGCTACCGGTATTAACTCGAAAGGGATATATGAGATCAGCAACCTGGTTTCTACAATGATGCGTATGCCGGTACAGCCGAACAAAGCAATTGTAGGCCGCAACGCTTTTGCACATAGCTCCGGTATTCACCAGGATGGTGTATTGAAACACCGTGAGAACTATGAAATACTGAATCCGGAAGATGTGGGTATCAATTCTAATTCTATTATCCTTACTGCACGTAGTGGCCGTCATGCTTTAAAACACCATCTGGAGCGTCTGGGATATAAACTGGACAAAATTAATCTCGATGAAGTATATCATCGCTTCCTGGCCATGGCAGATCAGAAGAAAGAAATTGAGGATCACGATCTGTTGCAATTGATGGGGGATGGGGATATAAAGAATTATGATGACAAAGCCATTAAAGTAGTATTGTTACAGGTAGTATGTGGTGATCCCTTACGCCCGATGGCCACAGTAAGATTGCAGGTGAATGGTGAAGTGAAGGAAGCCAGTGCTGCGGGTAATGGCCCTGTAAATGCGACGCTCAACGCGATTCATGAAATTATTAAAGACGATATTCTGCTGGATGAATTCAGTATTCAGTCTATGCGTGGTGGTAGTGAGGATGTGAGTAAAGTAAATATGAGCGTGAAATATAGTGGTCAGACTTTTTATGGTTTCGGCTACTCAACAGATATTGTGAACGCATCTGTAAATGCTTATGTGGATGCCTTAAATAAAATATACTAG
- a CDS encoding M15 family metallopeptidase produces the protein MKTPISSFYKAVLFAFFIITSHVLWAQPIPLNKYGLEIVDQIALYKQLIRKDSNQRLVDVTAYIPGILTDVRYATTNNFTKKQLYNYPAVYLRLPAAKALKAVQASLSQMGLGLKIFDGYRPYQVTEKMWETVQDDRYAADPKKGSGHNRGVAVDLTIIVLKTGLALDMPTDFDDFTAKAHFSYLPADSNILANRTLLRSMMEQHGFRALETEWWHYYLPDYKAYPLIDISFELLAISL, from the coding sequence ATGAAAACACCAATAAGCTCCTTCTATAAAGCAGTTTTATTTGCCTTCTTTATCATCACCAGCCACGTACTTTGGGCACAACCTATTCCACTTAATAAATATGGGCTGGAAATAGTAGACCAGATTGCATTATATAAACAACTAATAAGAAAAGACAGTAACCAACGTCTCGTAGATGTTACTGCGTATATTCCCGGAATACTAACAGATGTAAGATATGCTACAACAAATAATTTTACTAAAAAACAACTATATAATTATCCGGCGGTATATCTGCGGCTCCCTGCCGCGAAAGCATTAAAAGCGGTACAGGCTTCCTTAAGCCAGATGGGATTAGGCCTTAAAATATTTGATGGATACCGCCCTTATCAGGTAACAGAAAAAATGTGGGAAACAGTGCAGGATGACCGGTATGCCGCTGACCCCAAAAAAGGTTCCGGGCATAACCGGGGCGTGGCAGTAGATCTTACAATCATAGTATTAAAAACGGGCCTGGCATTAGACATGCCAACTGACTTCGATGATTTTACCGCAAAAGCGCACTTTAGCTATCTACCTGCCGACAGCAACATACTGGCTAATCGTACCCTGCTTAGATCGATGATGGAGCAACATGGGTTCCGGGCCCTGGAAACAGAATGGTGGCATTATTACCTGCCTGATTACAAAGCATATCCATTGATAGATATTTCTTTTGAGCTGTTAGCAATTAGCCTTTAG
- a CDS encoding SDR family NAD(P)-dependent oxidoreductase, which produces MNMFRLDHKVAVITGGGSGIGQAIAKCFGTQGADVHILELNEEGGKATVAEIVAAGGKAQVHACNVADQAVVVSTMDGIIKANGRLDILVNCAGIAHVGNLENTSEQDLDRIYSVNIKGTYNCLYAVIKQMKAQGGGVILNVASIAASVGIPDRFAYSMSKGAVFTMTLSVAKDYIHDNIRCNSLSPARVHTPFVDGFLAKNYPGREPEMFEKLSKTQPIGRMAKPAEIGSLALYLCSDEAGFITGTDYPIDGGFITLNN; this is translated from the coding sequence ATGAACATGTTCAGATTAGATCATAAAGTGGCTGTTATTACCGGAGGTGGTAGCGGTATTGGACAAGCAATTGCAAAATGCTTCGGCACACAGGGAGCCGATGTACATATACTGGAACTCAATGAAGAAGGAGGGAAAGCAACGGTAGCAGAAATTGTGGCTGCAGGTGGTAAAGCCCAGGTGCATGCCTGTAACGTAGCTGACCAGGCTGTGGTGGTAAGCACAATGGATGGTATTATCAAAGCTAATGGGCGTTTAGACATATTGGTAAACTGTGCAGGCATAGCACACGTTGGCAACCTGGAGAATACTTCTGAGCAGGATCTTGACAGGATATATAGTGTAAATATAAAGGGTACTTATAACTGTTTATATGCCGTGATCAAACAAATGAAAGCGCAGGGAGGCGGGGTAATATTAAATGTAGCTTCTATTGCTGCCAGTGTAGGTATCCCTGATCGTTTTGCTTATTCCATGAGTAAGGGAGCTGTCTTTACCATGACGCTTTCTGTTGCAAAGGATTATATTCATGATAATATCCGCTGCAATAGTCTCTCACCGGCACGTGTTCACACTCCATTCGTAGATGGCTTTCTGGCCAAAAATTATCCGGGCAGGGAACCAGAGATGTTTGAGAAATTAAGCAAGACACAACCAATAGGCCGTATGGCTAAACCAGCAGAAATAGGTAGTCTGGCACTTTATCTGTGTTCTGATGAAGCTGGTTTTATTACCGGAACTGATTATCCGATTGATGGTGGTTTTATCACATTGAATAACTAA
- a CDS encoding fumarylacetoacetate hydrolase family protein yields MKLIRFGLPGEEKPGVVTAAGMFDVSAFGEDFGERFFETNGLDRLAQWWAVNGKDCAPVPEGTRLGSPIQRPSKIICIGLNYADHARETNAQIPQEPIVFFKSTSSLVGPNDNLVIPKNSQKTDWEVELVVVIGKKASHVEEKDAMDYVAGYCLHNDYSERAFQLERGGQWVKGKSCDTFAPLGPWLVTKDEIGDINNVRLWLTVNGKMMQNGSTSDFIFNVPYVVSYLSQFMSLLPGDVISTGTPAGVGLGMNPQVFIKEGDVIELGIDGLGTSRQVAVAYK; encoded by the coding sequence ATGAAACTGATCAGGTTTGGATTACCAGGAGAAGAAAAACCGGGCGTAGTTACTGCGGCAGGTATGTTTGACGTAAGCGCTTTTGGAGAAGATTTCGGCGAGCGTTTTTTTGAAACAAATGGTTTGGATCGTTTGGCACAATGGTGGGCCGTAAATGGAAAAGACTGTGCTCCGGTGCCTGAAGGTACCCGTCTGGGATCACCTATACAACGGCCTTCCAAGATCATTTGCATTGGCTTGAACTATGCCGATCATGCCCGGGAAACCAATGCACAGATTCCGCAGGAACCTATCGTGTTTTTTAAGAGCACTTCTTCCCTGGTAGGGCCAAATGATAACCTGGTTATTCCAAAGAATAGCCAGAAAACTGACTGGGAAGTAGAATTGGTAGTGGTAATTGGAAAGAAAGCAAGCCATGTGGAAGAAAAGGATGCCATGGATTACGTAGCTGGTTATTGTTTGCATAACGACTACAGTGAAAGAGCCTTCCAATTGGAAAGAGGTGGTCAGTGGGTAAAAGGTAAAAGCTGTGACACCTTTGCACCATTAGGCCCCTGGCTGGTTACCAAAGATGAAATCGGAGACATTAATAATGTACGTTTATGGCTTACCGTGAATGGCAAGATGATGCAAAACGGCTCTACTTCTGACTTCATTTTTAATGTTCCTTACGTTGTTTCTTATCTGAGCCAGTTTATGAGCTTGCTGCCCGGAGATGTAATTTCTACAGGTACTCCTGCAGGTGTGGGATTAGGGATGAATCCACAAGTATTTATTAAAGAGGGCGATGTCATAGAATTGGGAATTGACGGATTAGGTACTTCCCGTCAGGTGGCAGTAGCTTACAAATAG
- a CDS encoding L-rhamnose mutarotase, which produces MERFCLALDLVDDPALIAEYEAIHKNIWPEIKKSIQDSGITVMDIYRFSNRLFMIMEVDETFSAERKAAMDASDPIVQKWEQYMWKFQQAISGAQPGEKWVMMKQIFSL; this is translated from the coding sequence ATGGAAAGGTTTTGTTTGGCACTGGATCTGGTAGATGACCCTGCGCTGATAGCGGAGTATGAGGCTATCCATAAGAATATATGGCCGGAAATAAAGAAAAGCATTCAGGATAGCGGAATTACAGTAATGGATATATATCGTTTTTCCAACCGTTTGTTTATGATTATGGAAGTGGACGAGACCTTTTCTGCAGAGCGCAAAGCGGCTATGGATGCAAGTGACCCTATCGTGCAGAAATGGGAACAGTATATGTGGAAATTCCAGCAGGCAATATCCGGTGCTCAGCCTGGTGAAAAATGGGTAATGATGAAACAGATATTTTCTTTATGA
- a CDS encoding amidohydrolase family protein, with protein sequence MSAVIDAHQHFWHYNPVRDAWITDDMKVIQRNFLPEDLAPVLAANQVDGCVAVQADQSEEETFFLLKAAEEHDFVKGVVGWVDLRAANIAARLSHFAAEKKLKGFRHIVQAEPDNMFLLREDFCNGVKALAVHDFTYDILVYPTQLPAVEKFVEKFPEQRLVIDHMAKPYFKTGDIKDWAASMRKIAQSPHVHCKVSGMVTEADWQQWQPADFKPFLDVVLEAFGPERMMFGSDWPVCLVAGDYGRVKALLTDYISALTDAEQHGIMGENAVNFYKL encoded by the coding sequence ATGAGTGCAGTTATAGATGCGCATCAGCATTTCTGGCATTATAATCCGGTAAGGGATGCCTGGATCACGGATGATATGAAGGTTATCCAGCGTAATTTCCTGCCGGAAGATCTGGCTCCTGTTCTGGCTGCCAATCAGGTGGACGGATGTGTTGCTGTACAAGCTGACCAGTCTGAAGAAGAAACCTTTTTTTTACTGAAAGCTGCTGAAGAACACGATTTTGTAAAAGGAGTAGTAGGCTGGGTAGATCTTCGCGCGGCAAATATTGCAGCACGCTTATCTCATTTTGCTGCTGAAAAGAAGCTAAAAGGTTTCAGGCATATTGTACAGGCAGAACCGGACAATATGTTTCTGCTGAGAGAAGACTTTTGCAATGGTGTTAAAGCGCTGGCTGTACATGATTTTACATATGATATTCTCGTATACCCCACACAGCTGCCAGCTGTGGAAAAATTTGTAGAAAAGTTCCCGGAGCAAAGACTGGTTATTGATCATATGGCAAAGCCATATTTTAAGACAGGCGATATAAAGGACTGGGCAGCCAGCATGCGGAAAATTGCGCAATCTCCACATGTGCACTGTAAAGTGAGTGGTATGGTCACAGAAGCTGACTGGCAACAATGGCAGCCGGCAGATTTTAAACCATTTCTGGATGTGGTATTAGAGGCATTTGGACCTGAACGGATGATGTTTGGATCGGATTGGCCGGTATGTCTGGTAGCTGGTGATTATGGCCGGGTAAAGGCTTTATTGACGGATTATATCAGCGCATTAACTGATGCAGAACAGCACGGTATTATGGGAGAGAATGCAGTGAATTTTTATAAGTTATAA
- a CDS encoding SDR family oxidoreductase, which produces MNLGLHDKVIIVTGGAKGIGEAISKLIAEEGGIVVIAGRNAADNNKTVDEIVKTGGRAFAITAELGKVEDCKKVIALTVDQYGKIDGLVNNAGANDGVGLENGSPEKFMTSLQNNLSHYYNLAHYALPYLKETRGNIVNIGSKVADTGQGNTSGYAASKGAINALTREWAVEMLPYAIRVNTVIPAEVWTPLYETWINSLPNPKEKLAAIVKHIPLEKRMTTAEEIGNMTVFLLSPKSSHTTGQIVYVDGGYTHLDRSVN; this is translated from the coding sequence ATGAACTTAGGATTACATGATAAAGTGATTATTGTTACAGGCGGTGCCAAAGGGATTGGAGAAGCTATTTCTAAGCTGATAGCTGAAGAAGGGGGAATAGTGGTAATAGCAGGCCGAAATGCAGCGGATAACAATAAAACAGTGGATGAAATTGTAAAAACGGGCGGAAGGGCATTTGCCATTACTGCTGAACTGGGTAAAGTAGAAGACTGCAAAAAAGTGATCGCCTTAACGGTAGACCAATATGGGAAAATTGATGGTCTGGTGAATAATGCAGGAGCCAATGATGGCGTTGGGCTGGAAAATGGTTCTCCGGAAAAATTCATGACATCACTGCAAAATAATTTGTCACACTATTATAACCTGGCACATTATGCCTTACCCTATCTCAAAGAAACAAGGGGAAATATTGTAAATATCGGATCAAAAGTAGCGGATACCGGTCAGGGAAACACTTCGGGGTATGCCGCTTCAAAAGGAGCCATTAATGCTTTAACAAGAGAATGGGCCGTGGAAATGCTACCATATGCTATTCGTGTAAATACAGTGATCCCTGCTGAAGTATGGACACCATTATACGAAACATGGATTAACTCTTTACCTAATCCCAAAGAAAAACTGGCTGCGATTGTAAAGCATATACCACTTGAAAAAAGAATGACTACTGCGGAAGAGATTGGTAATATGACGGTGTTTTTATTATCTCCAAAGTCATCACATACTACCGGACAAATAGTATATGTAGATGGAGGATATACACATTTGGACAGATCGGTTAACTAG
- a CDS encoding sugar MFS transporter: MAGGAVGNSTYTSTNAKQGSYLIPFILVTSLFFLWGLAYGLLDVLNKHFQEVLNITKMRSTLLQAAYFGAYFLMAFPAGLLMNKYGYKRGIILGLLLYAIGAFLFYPAAHFTSFDSFLLALFILASGLAFLETAANPYVTVLGPKETSEQRLNLSQCFNGLGSFLGPIIGGALFFGENTNDLSSVQLTYVIIGVIVLLIAGFFYRTPLPEIKEDKVEGPEVEADTRPLFAHKHFVWSIIAQFFYVAAQVGVGALFINYVTEYWAGTSSQEGSFLLSVGLGLFVGGRFVGTALMRTIAPNKLLTLYAVINIVLCAVVMTGNGAVASYALIGTFFFMSIMFPTIFALGIKGLGANTKKGASFQIMSIVGGALVPVVMGLIADKEGTAVSYVVPLICFVVVFFFGWRGYKRS; encoded by the coding sequence ATGGCCGGAGGCGCAGTCGGTAATTCCACCTATACCAGTACTAATGCAAAGCAGGGTAGTTATTTAATACCCTTTATACTGGTAACCAGCTTGTTTTTTTTATGGGGCCTTGCTTATGGCCTGTTAGATGTATTGAATAAGCATTTCCAGGAAGTGTTGAACATCACTAAAATGAGGTCTACCCTTTTGCAGGCAGCCTATTTTGGTGCTTATTTCCTGATGGCATTCCCTGCCGGGTTGCTGATGAATAAGTACGGGTATAAGAGAGGGATTATTTTAGGGCTGTTGCTGTATGCAATAGGTGCTTTCCTGTTTTATCCGGCAGCACATTTCACCAGTTTTGATTCTTTTTTACTGGCATTATTTATTCTGGCCAGCGGGCTTGCTTTTCTGGAAACGGCGGCTAATCCCTACGTTACTGTTTTAGGCCCCAAAGAAACTTCTGAACAAAGATTAAACCTGTCGCAGTGTTTTAATGGTCTGGGTTCCTTTTTAGGCCCCATTATCGGCGGTGCACTTTTCTTTGGTGAAAATACAAATGACTTGTCTTCCGTGCAATTGACCTATGTGATCATAGGTGTCATTGTACTGTTGATCGCTGGCTTTTTTTACAGAACACCTTTACCTGAAATAAAGGAAGATAAGGTAGAAGGACCGGAAGTGGAAGCGGATACACGCCCCTTGTTTGCGCATAAGCATTTCGTATGGTCTATCATTGCGCAATTCTTTTATGTTGCTGCACAGGTAGGTGTAGGGGCCTTGTTTATTAACTATGTAACAGAATACTGGGCCGGCACTTCCAGCCAGGAAGGTTCCTTTTTACTTTCTGTGGGATTGGGATTGTTTGTGGGCGGACGCTTTGTAGGAACAGCGTTGATGCGAACAATTGCACCTAATAAGTTATTGACACTTTATGCGGTGATCAATATTGTTTTGTGTGCAGTGGTAATGACCGGAAATGGTGCAGTGGCTTCCTATGCTTTAATTGGTACCTTCTTCTTTATGTCTATCATGTTCCCGACTATTTTCGCATTAGGGATCAAGGGATTGGGCGCAAATACCAAAAAAGGGGCCTCTTTCCAGATCATGTCCATTGTAGGAGGTGCTTTAGTGCCTGTGGTGATGGGATTGATCGCGGATAAGGAAGGTACGGCTGTTTCCTATGTTGTTCCGTTAATTTGTTTTGTAGTAGTATTCTTCTTTGGCTGGAGAGGCTATAAGAGAAGCTAA
- a CDS encoding MbnP family protein has protein sequence MILRNFITMPWVVAGIFSLSAIFTSCSKSDTGKGMPPAPADTIQLSFSHLVNTQPLVLGNTTYKNAAGESFNITTFKYYLSNFSLIKTDGSSVVLEPAAYFLIDEAKPGSKTILLDGVPAGIYKGISWWIGVDSTRNVSGVQSGALDPANGMFWTWNSGYIMAKLEGTSPVSNATMNLLEFHVGGFKGTTNALRQVTLGFPEPVNVDKGKIPEVSVTADAYTWFDQPNRISFKEFAACHVPGADAMKIADNYRKMFAIKSVLN, from the coding sequence ATGATTTTGCGGAATTTTATAACCATGCCCTGGGTGGTTGCAGGAATTTTTAGCCTGTCGGCCATCTTCACTTCCTGCTCAAAAAGTGATACCGGAAAAGGAATGCCTCCTGCACCTGCTGATACTATACAGCTCTCCTTTTCGCACCTCGTAAATACGCAGCCATTAGTACTCGGTAACACCACCTACAAAAATGCAGCAGGAGAATCTTTTAACATTACCACCTTTAAATACTACCTGAGTAATTTTTCATTAATAAAAACGGATGGATCCAGTGTGGTACTAGAACCAGCAGCTTATTTTCTGATAGATGAAGCGAAGCCGGGATCAAAGACTATCTTGCTGGATGGTGTTCCTGCGGGGATATATAAGGGGATTTCCTGGTGGATAGGCGTAGATAGTACGCGCAATGTAAGCGGGGTGCAAAGCGGCGCATTAGACCCGGCTAACGGGATGTTCTGGACCTGGAATAGTGGCTATATTATGGCCAAACTGGAGGGTACATCACCAGTCTCCAATGCGACGATGAATCTGCTGGAATTTCATGTGGGAGGATTTAAAGGTACTACAAATGCTTTGCGGCAGGTAACCCTGGGCTTTCCTGAACCGGTCAATGTAGACAAAGGAAAGATACCAGAGGTGAGTGTAACCGCAGATGCCTATACCTGGTTTGATCAACCGAACCGCATCAGCTTTAAGGAGTTTGCGGCCTGCCATGTGCCTGGTGCAGATGCAATGAAGATCGCCGACAATTACCGGAAAATGTTTGCCATCAAAAGTGTTTTGAATTAA